The following proteins are co-located in the Chryseobacterium daecheongense genome:
- a CDS encoding NUDIX domain-containing protein, which produces MQNIKVAVDAVIFGYFDKKDLQVLLIKRKIDPFKGGWALPGGLVLDDENLDDAVKRELYEEAGIKPDFLEQLYTFGNVGRDPRNRVVSIAYLGLVNPSYYELFADSDAEDAQWFSVNQLPKLAFDHKGILDIALKRLRTKIQYQPIGFNLLNEEFPFSDLENLYKTIIGQEIDRRNFRKKIMSYGLLNETNNLKKEGSGRPGKLFTFNQEKYKELEEQGFYFEIK; this is translated from the coding sequence ATGCAGAATATTAAAGTAGCAGTAGATGCAGTTATATTTGGATACTTTGATAAGAAGGATCTTCAGGTTCTTTTGATAAAAAGAAAAATTGATCCTTTCAAAGGAGGATGGGCATTACCGGGCGGATTGGTTCTTGATGATGAAAATCTTGATGATGCTGTAAAAAGGGAACTGTATGAAGAGGCTGGCATAAAGCCCGATTTTCTGGAACAACTTTATACTTTTGGTAATGTGGGTAGGGATCCCAGGAACAGAGTAGTTTCTATAGCTTATTTGGGCCTGGTAAACCCTTCTTACTATGAACTATTTGCAGATTCCGATGCCGAAGACGCACAATGGTTCAGTGTTAATCAGCTTCCAAAGCTTGCTTTTGATCATAAAGGAATACTGGATATTGCGTTAAAAAGACTTCGTACGAAAATTCAATACCAGCCGATTGGTTTCAATCTTCTTAATGAGGAATTTCCGTTTTCTGATCTGGAAAACCTCTATAAAACAATCATTGGCCAGGAGATAGACCGCAGAAATTTCCGTAAAAAGATCATGAGCTATGGTCTTCTCAATGAAACCAACAACCTTAAAAAAGAAGGGAGCGGAAGACCGGGAAAACTATTTACTTTTAATCAGGAGAAATATAAGGAACTTGAGGAGCAAGGATTTTATTTTGAAATCAAATAG
- a CDS encoding DUF1579 domain-containing protein: MKNLMFIVIAAFLLTACEKGKPNMGKESTGSDSAAWKPVDSATAVKAWTEYATPGEMHKMLAKSDGKWTGETTMWMEEGGKPIKSTSECTNKMIFGGRYQESVHTGNMWGMPFEGRSIVGYDNATKKFVSTWMDNMGTGIMYTTGDWNASKKSIEFKGKMPDIARPGKECDVREVFTFVDDNTQIMEMYGPGSKTGKEMKTMEIKFTRKK, from the coding sequence ATGAAAAATCTAATGTTCATTGTAATCGCAGCTTTTCTATTGACGGCTTGCGAAAAAGGAAAACCCAATATGGGTAAGGAATCCACAGGATCTGATTCTGCAGCATGGAAACCTGTAGATTCTGCTACCGCTGTAAAGGCATGGACTGAATATGCTACTCCCGGAGAGATGCACAAAATGCTTGCTAAATCAGATGGGAAGTGGACCGGAGAAACGACTATGTGGATGGAAGAAGGAGGAAAACCTATCAAAAGTACATCTGAGTGTACCAATAAAATGATCTTTGGCGGACGCTATCAGGAGAGCGTACACACCGGTAATATGTGGGGAATGCCTTTTGAAGGAAGGAGCATTGTTGGATACGATAATGCGACTAAAAAATTTGTAAGTACATGGATGGATAATATGGGAACAGGAATAATGTATACTACAGGAGATTGGAACGCTTCAAAGAAATCAATTGAATTTAAAGGTAAAATGCCTGACATTGCAAGACCTGGAAAAGAATGCGATGTAAGGGAAGTTTTTACATTCGTGGATGATAACACTCAAATCATGGAAATGTATGGTCCCGGCTCCAAAACCGGTAAGGAAATGAAAACAATGGAAATAAAATTCACCCGTAAAAAATAG
- the lepA gene encoding translation elongation factor 4 encodes MKNIRNFCIIAHIDHGKSTLADRLLEYTNTVTQRELQSQTLDDMDLEKERGITIKSHAIQMDYEYKGEKYILNLIDTPGHVDFSYEVSRSIAACEGALLIVDAAQSIQAQTISNLYLALENDLTIIPILNKIDLPSANPEEVTDEIMNLIGCEYEDVLRVSGKTGEGVHHLLEQIVERIPAPVGDPDAPLQALIFDSVYNPFRGIEAYFKVVNGSISKNEKIKFFATGKEYGADEVGTLKLKQVPKKTIGCGDVGYLVSGIKDAREVKVGDTITSFDKPASGPIEGFEEVKPMVFAGIYPIDSEDFEELRFSLEKLRLNDASLVFEPESSAALGFGFRCGFLGMLHMEIVQERLDREFNMNVITTVPNVSYFGYTKKEPDVPILINNPSEMMDPSTMDRVEEPFIKASIITKSDFVGSVMTLCIEKRGEIVNQSYLTSERVELIFNMPLAEVVFDFYDRLKSISKGYASFDYHPIGFRASKLVKMDILINGDMVDALSSLIHDSNAYHIGKKMCEKLRELIPRQQFDIAVQAALGTKVIARETIKALRKDVTAKCYGGDISRKRKLLEKQKEGKKKMKQIGRVEVPQSAFMAVLKLND; translated from the coding sequence ATGAAAAACATACGAAATTTTTGCATAATCGCTCATATTGACCACGGTAAAAGTACTTTGGCGGATCGTTTATTGGAATATACCAATACAGTTACCCAGAGGGAATTACAGTCTCAGACGCTGGATGATATGGATTTGGAGAAAGAACGTGGGATTACGATTAAATCTCACGCGATCCAGATGGATTATGAATATAAAGGGGAAAAATATATTTTAAATCTGATCGATACCCCGGGACACGTGGATTTCTCTTATGAGGTTTCCAGATCAATTGCTGCCTGCGAAGGAGCGCTTCTTATTGTAGATGCTGCTCAAAGTATTCAGGCACAGACTATTAGTAATCTTTATCTTGCATTGGAGAATGATCTGACGATCATTCCTATTCTTAATAAAATCGATTTACCTTCAGCCAATCCTGAAGAGGTGACTGATGAAATCATGAATTTAATTGGTTGCGAATATGAAGATGTATTAAGGGTTTCCGGGAAAACCGGTGAAGGGGTTCACCATCTGCTTGAGCAGATTGTGGAAAGAATTCCTGCTCCTGTAGGAGATCCTGATGCGCCACTTCAGGCTTTGATCTTCGATTCCGTATACAATCCTTTCCGTGGTATAGAAGCCTATTTTAAAGTAGTAAATGGAAGTATTTCCAAAAATGAAAAAATAAAATTTTTTGCCACTGGAAAAGAATATGGAGCTGACGAAGTAGGGACTTTAAAGCTGAAGCAGGTTCCTAAAAAGACAATTGGATGTGGAGATGTAGGATATTTGGTTTCTGGAATTAAAGATGCCAGAGAAGTTAAAGTAGGAGATACCATCACTTCTTTCGATAAACCCGCAAGTGGACCGATTGAAGGATTTGAGGAAGTTAAACCGATGGTATTTGCAGGGATTTATCCTATTGATTCTGAGGATTTTGAGGAGCTTAGATTTTCATTAGAGAAATTAAGGCTTAACGACGCTTCTTTAGTTTTTGAACCGGAAAGTTCTGCTGCTCTGGGCTTTGGGTTCCGATGTGGTTTCTTAGGAATGCTGCATATGGAAATTGTTCAGGAGCGATTGGACAGGGAATTCAATATGAACGTTATCACTACGGTACCGAACGTTTCTTATTTCGGATATACTAAAAAAGAACCGGATGTTCCTATTTTGATTAATAACCCGTCTGAAATGATGGATCCATCTACAATGGATAGAGTGGAAGAACCGTTTATTAAAGCTTCTATTATTACCAAATCTGATTTTGTAGGATCGGTAATGACTTTATGTATTGAGAAAAGAGGAGAGATCGTTAACCAAAGTTATTTAACTTCTGAAAGAGTAGAGCTGATATTCAATATGCCTCTGGCAGAAGTTGTATTCGATTTCTACGATAGACTGAAATCCATTTCTAAAGGATATGCATCATTTGATTATCATCCGATCGGATTCAGAGCTTCCAAGCTTGTAAAAATGGATATCCTGATCAATGGCGATATGGTAGATGCCCTTTCTTCATTGATTCACGATAGTAATGCCTATCATATCGGTAAGAAGATGTGTGAAAAACTTCGTGAACTGATCCCTAGACAGCAGTTTGATATTGCGGTTCAGGCGGCATTGGGAACGAAGGTTATCGCGAGGGAAACCATTAAAGCTCTAAGAAAAGATGTTACAGCGAAGTGTTACGGGGGAGATATTTCCAGAAAACGTAAGCTTTTGGAAAAACAGAAGGAAGGTAAGAAAAAGATGAAACAGATTGGTAGGGTAGAAGTACCGCAATCTGCATTTATGGCGGTATTAAAGCTAAACGATTAA
- a CDS encoding sigma-70 family RNA polymerase sigma factor, whose product MKIKDAEIITLMQNPRTQDKGVRALMDAYQSRLYWHIRRIIVDGDLAQDTLQDTFIKAYQNFHQFKNDSQLYTWLYRIATNEALQQVNKMKKMQKTDEDAEYHMQNLVADNAEKDADEIQVLLQNAIQSLPEKQKLVFMMRYYDDLPYEEISKIVDMSVGTLKTNYHYAKQKIEEYIKENYENNF is encoded by the coding sequence ATGAAGATTAAGGACGCGGAAATTATTACGCTGATGCAAAATCCCCGAACTCAGGATAAAGGAGTTCGTGCCTTGATGGATGCTTATCAAAGTAGATTATATTGGCATATACGAAGAATTATTGTAGACGGAGATCTTGCTCAGGATACGTTGCAGGATACTTTTATAAAAGCCTATCAGAATTTTCATCAGTTCAAAAATGATAGCCAGCTGTATACTTGGTTGTACAGGATAGCTACCAACGAAGCATTACAGCAAGTTAATAAAATGAAAAAAATGCAGAAAACTGATGAAGATGCTGAGTATCATATGCAAAATCTTGTAGCGGATAATGCTGAAAAAGATGCCGATGAAATACAGGTTTTATTACAGAATGCTATACAGAGTCTGCCTGAAAAACAGAAACTCGTATTTATGATGCGGTATTATGATGATTTGCCTTACGAAGAGATATCAAAGATTGTTGATATGTCCGTAGGAACCTTAAAAACAAATTATCATTATGCCAAACAAAAGATAGAAGAATATATTAAAGAAAATTACGAGAATAATTTTTGA